A window of Pieris rapae chromosome 22, ilPieRapa1.1, whole genome shotgun sequence genomic DNA:
gatgaaACGACGACGCAATTGTGATTTGTCGAGAAATTCGGTCTCAGGCTAGAACGTCAAGTAAAGTTAAATGAAGTTTCCCGAGCTGTCAAACCATTTTTTCTGTATGaagtttgacatatttgacagcGCGATAAAATGTGCACCTTAATCTGCTCattctgttaaaataattcttcttTTCTATCTTCTTTAAGGCAAATAAAGGAGACTCTTCAAAATTTAGTTATAGACGTAATGTAAAAGCTTagtaaatgtttaaacaatatatacttttgagcaataataaaaagtgtcATCATTTCGTCTTCCATTTTTATATCACACACCTCTTTAGATATATCGGATTCCTaacgtaataaatttatataatccctcaatttttttttaaatacataaaacactAGTTACAAATTCCATATAAGCCACACAAAtgttattctatataatacactgttattctatatatatttaaaattccatAATATTTCACTTCATTATTGTCATATCATAgtccataattatatttaataaaacagcataaaacatataaatgttaaCGAAACTACCTCAGTGTCGTAGTGCCACACACTCACAatgaattgtgttttattagttACGGTTACACACACATAAGCAAAGGCAATAAACACGAATGTCCACAGATCAGTAACGAACTATGACAGATGAATTATAATCTGCATTAACAGATATTCGTATATGTACTGTGCAATTGTTTAACTTCACAACGTATTGTATACTGACAGGTAATATGCATGAAAgctatctaaaatattatatatacgatattttttgttattagtaaataaaatacaatttaaaagtgCAAAATAATGGAGGGAAATTAGATCTTTCAAAACGCGTCACTATTGGTCGAAACAAAGTGACGTCAGGCGTGGATATTCAGACTGTATTAGTGTAGAgaaaaaatagtttagttCTGTGGCgatttttaatacaactaGGTTTTTAGTGAATCtagaacaattatttattgactgACTGATTTTGTACAAAATTTCGATGTAAATAATCAAttgaagatataaaaatatgcatattCCCTACACACACagaaaaacaattgaacaATTTTATCTGTATTGCTATGGTCTGTGGTCTATGGAGTGTTGCCAttactttgtatattttttaaacatagcaACACTTTCGCTactaaaataaactgtaatgttaaatatgaattacaaaaatatatcataaattgacaaataaaatgatttattacgCTTAAAACTTTAACAGCTCctaaagacaaataaaataattgcacGACTCCCATATCACAGTGATAACACGCTGTACATATTgtgctaataattatttataatggcAACACTTATAAGCTTTCCCTAAGCGAGGAGAATGTTAGGGCGATTTCTCGAAGAGTCGTTTTGATCTTGTCGTATGTCGCGAACGATATACCAACGGCTATGGGTCCTTTAATCCAATTCATACTCAGGCCTTTGAAAAATGCCCGCCAGCCCTCAGTCCTGGAATCAATCCAggattttatctatatatcaaaataatatataatcgaAAGCTTATTAAtcttcaatataatttatattgtgttgGGAGTgtttatatatcaaaaacaaacaaatctgtgcttttatataatataaatcccTGTCATTAAACTCATCCTAAACGGCTGGAtcgattttgataaaatttttgtgtgtgtttcaGTGGATTCGAGAATGGAATGATTTACAATTAGATGGATTTAGATGAAAACGTCTGGGTCCACTAGCAATTTATAAAGTTGGTATaatttactgtattttatgattgtctgttaagtttaatgtttatttttttggtgtaaatcatatatcaatttcatattctgTTGATgttctttttattgttttatgttgccgttcgtaaaaaaaaactgtatctTACCTGTAAATATATGCCAGGGTAGGCAATATGGCCGGGTAGGGGTATGTGCCATCAGGCGCTCGTTTTGCGGTTTGCATGCGCCTGCGCACGATATCCAAAGGGTAGGATGACGTTTGGCCCAAAGCCCCAGCTACTCCGCCgaataaaacatttgtgaAACCGTGAGGGGCTGTACCTGaataatctgaaaaaaaaCTCAACTTTTCTTCAAAAagaactataatttttttttaagaaaaattgtttaatatatactatcaaaaatacatcaaaaattatgtatttcaattttcgaATGCAACAGactatatagtaaaataattgttaaagatgttattttttattattatgaacttGCGCGTTATTTATGAAGTAACGCGAACTAAACtcttatttgttaattacgCTCCatgaatttaacaaaaataatatagttttaatctcgtcgttacattaaattaatattcgtatattgaaaaatcattaaaaccaTGTTTCTAAAATAGCTTCAGCACAAAGAACATTTTTTCGTAGTAGAACTTTACCATGAGTTCGACAAAGCATAAAAacgatgttttttattacttcaaattaataacttcAATTTTTTTGATGAAAAATCTTACAGCGCCTCTAGCGGTTATACCGAGAACTAATCCTTATACATTTAAAGTGTCGTTTAATCCTTtaagcaaaatataaattacttaccaAGATGCCAATGCTTGAGCGAGTCATACGTGAAGAATGAAACACCGGCGTAAGGAATAACTCCTAATACTGTAGCACCGTATCCCCTATAACATAAGGATCAGATTTGTACCAAAACTGGGATGAACAGGATAGCTTGAAATGCCAATCTCGGATGGATTtcaagctattgcatagattctATCACGGCTTTGACTGCAGCGACCGAATCTAGAAATTCcgtaaggaaaataaaatcatacacgatgacgtaatatatgTGTCAATACACGGTAGAGCGAGACAGAACGCATCATGCTTCTCACATCGGTCTGGCGGCAGGTGCGTTAGagtgggacagaacgcatactgcgtattcacatctctGACGGgatcggtgacgtagcgtTAGCGCCGCCGGTGGAGCCCgtacgcgttagagtgagacagactatatagtCGTGTTCAATATAGATAAACttcaattaatatcaaaatagcTAAATAGATAAAGTGTActgcataaaaaaaaaatataattgtataagttgataaaaaaattgttgagagaataacaataaacctttttttgaCCGAACGTTGTCTCTGCAGAGTTGGCAGTGACAAAATCAGTCTCTAGAAAGCTTACATGATAAATAACAACCTACCTATATAACGTAACCGCCCCTTCTTCTCTCAATATCCTTACAAAGACCGCCCTAAGAGATCTGTAGTCCGCTACAGCCATACGCGCCCTCGCCAGATCCAAGGGGTAAGTGGCACTCTGTGAGGTAACTCCAGCAAGGGATCCCGCTATCAGGTGACGTAAGGGCGCCTCTCTGTAATTTTTGGTTGCTTGGTTTTATCGTGTAATTTCATAACATGCCTGTCTAGTTTGATCGTTTTTATAACAGATGGCGTTGTGCACAATGTGGCTAGGTTTAAAACGCGTTAGCGAAACGTAGTCGTAGAAAGTGATTTGTAGGATTTAATATATaggtttatacaaaaaaatcttatatatataaatgaattgcaGTTGATTAGTCTCACTAAATCTCGTGAATTTGAAGACCAAAATTATCTATGTTTGACAGTTTGATCATGACATGTTAATGCAAGTTAAGGTTTAAACGGCGggaaacgtaaatattaaataataagtaaagaaaaattaaaacgacAATTGAATTTTCTAATTCAAATTTCCATACTGTTCGTAGCtggaaaatatttgaattttgaaatcttatcttattaaaaatataaagttgtcACTAGGTAACATATTTATTGCTGACTTCTGATATTTGTTTTCCATAGCTGTAGGTCCGGAACA
This region includes:
- the LOC110996160 gene encoding mitochondrial coenzyme A transporter SLC25A42 translates to MAADSATGAKRGAGPNLSGGVLVVTSLVAGAAAGALAKTAIAPLDRTKINFQISNTPYTWRGVVVFVRNSVSREGWIALWRGNSATMARIIPYAAIQFTAHEQWKRLLAVDTPHTAQEAPLRHLIAGSLAGVTSQSATYPLDLARARMAVADYRSLRAVFVRILREEGAVTLYRGYGATVLGVIPYAGVSFFTYDSLKHWHLDYSGTAPHGFTNVLFGGVAGALGQTSSYPLDIVRRRMQTAKRAPDGTYPYPAILPTLAYIYRTEGWRAFFKGLSMNWIKGPIAVGISFATYDKIKTTLREIALTFSSLRESL